The following proteins come from a genomic window of Daphnia carinata strain CSIRO-1 chromosome 8, CSIRO_AGI_Dcar_HiC_V3, whole genome shotgun sequence:
- the LOC130703747 gene encoding protein spaetzle 3-like has product MSLLFNDPLAFLPASESPGGANSNGLRMLFHNWNQTQSAGGTFNHQPQENVIQQQRQLDQLGEIKARMEQMQQTGPVVASADRSIHARRIKQPQDSSQLLEPIPVMDLDHPLNSWMLPNRNSQHLGPLATNNNSDWPILPKFTVSALSNGTLVQIPILWTAMSMAMGLEIRGDIIRGLPCIKRLNQLFCPTAGNRYPGDPIEKFIDENKALIRRMYGEFQTPAPTSTNGGAAASNRRSVRHSTSPDKGSANSDWHFRDSELFAEDLEADGSSIFGGGFLADGQNRTRRQTNNRNTNKEKDNKSDACESTVEVVTPYWAANSSGKIRAIVNTQHFEQAVHQEVCSKPRTGRCNGDCSCEQKYKWHRLLAYDPDNDCKGIFMDWFLFPSCCVCRCAPL; this is encoded by the exons ATGTCGCTCTTGTTCAACGATCCGCTGGCTTTCCTTCCAGCCAGCGAATCGCCAGGTGGTGCCAATAGCAACGGATTACGGATGCTTTTTCACAATTGGAATCAGACACAAAGCGCGGGCGGCACGTTCAACCATCAGCCTCAAGAGAATGTTATccagcagcagcggcagctGGATCAACTGGGAGAAATCAAGGCGCGGATGGAACAAATGCAGCAGACAGGACCGGTGGTGGCCAGTGCTGACAGATCGATTCATGCGAGGCGGATCAAACAGCCACAGGATTCCAGTCAGTTGCTGGAACCGATTCCGGTGATGGATCTAGACCACCCGCTCAACAGTTGGATGCTGCCCAACAGGAATAGCCAACATCTCGGCCCGTTGgccaccaacaacaacagcgattGGCCAATCTTGCCCAAATTCACCGTGTCGGCTCTCAGCAACGGCACCCTCGTTCAAATACCT ATTCTATGGACGGCCATGTCGATGGCCATGGGCCTGGAAATACGTGGCGACATCATCCGCGGATTGCCCTGCATCAAGCGGCTCAACCAACTCTTTTGCCCAACAGCAGGCAATCGTTATCCAGG GGATCCAATCGAAAAATTTATCGACGAAAACAAAGCGCTCATAAGGCGAATGTACGgcgaatttcaaacaccggCGCCGACGAGTACCAACGGCGGAGCGGCTGCAAGTAATCGACGCTCCGTTAGACATTCGACGTCACCAGACAAAGGATCAGCCAATAGCGATTGGCACTTTCGAGATTCCGAGCTCTTCGCCGAAGACTTGGAAGCCGATGGAAGCAGCATCTTTGGCGGAGGGTTCCTAGCTGACGGACAAAATAGGACCCGGCGCCAGACGAATAATCGGAAcaccaataaagaaaaagataacaa ATCGGATGCTTGCGAGTCGACGGTAGAAGTGGTAACTCCTTATTGGGCCGCTAATAGTTCGGGCAAAATACGGGCCATTGTTAATACTCAGCATTTTGAACAGGCCGTCCACCAAGAAGTTTGCTC aaaacctCGAACTGGTCGTTGTAATGGCGACTGCAGTTgcgaacaaaaatataaatggcACAGGCTTTTGGCTTATGATCCGGATAATGACTGTAAAGGAATTTTCATGGACTGGTTCCTCTTTCCCTCGTGTTGTGTCTGCCGATGCGCACCGCTAtag
- the LOC130703760 gene encoding uncharacterized protein LOC130703760 isoform X2 gives MESKTSAKNQPCVETGKSQPSQIPRALSLIRKGMAFMQHRCSPKSNQGKQHSCNLVRSVCPKKWEQNQDNKPSSSPNFGKQDNKPSKSTRTPKAVKPVSNNKKLIFRPSPYSYSTKKSRIPVRRCQSVTPLAERITLLESEEMELEERLRIVRNRLENLRVLRTNQVFIDRMNQASNQKMSKIEEEPLGSPSVAYLRPLRPRAYSVNDYIQSGP, from the exons ATGGAATCGAAAACATCAGCAAAAAACCAACCCTGTGTAGAAACAGGAAAGAGTCAACCATCTCAGATCCCAAGGGCTCTTAGTTTAATCAGAAAAG GTATGGCTTTTATGCAGCATCGCTGTAGCCCTAAAAGCAACCAAGGGAAGCAACACAGCTGTAACTTGGTAAGGTCTGTCTGTCCAAAGAAGTGGGAGCAAAACCAGGATAACAAACCATCTAGCAGCCCAAATTTTGGCAAGCAAGATAACAAACCTTCTAAATCAACCAGGACACCAAAAGCAGTGAAACctgtcagcaacaacaaaaaacttatCTTCAGACCATCACCATATTCATATTCTACTAAAAAG TCGCGGATTCCTGTAAGGAGATGTCAATCTGTCACCCCATTAGCTGAAAGAATAACTTTGCTTGAGTCAGAGGAAATGGAACTAGAGGAACGGCTGCGAATCGTCCGAAATCGGCTAGAAAATTTGAGGGTGCTGAGAACCAACCAGGTTTTTATTGATAGAATGAATCAAGCAAGTAACCAGAAAATGTCGAAGATTGAAGAAGAGCCCTTGGGCTCACCATCAGTTGCTTACTTAAGACCTTTAAGACCTCGGGCTTACTCGGTCAACGACTATATCCAAAGCGGACCTTGA
- the LOC130703760 gene encoding uncharacterized protein LOC130703760 isoform X1, protein MESKTSAKNQPCVETGKSQPSQIPRALSLIRKGMAFMQHRCSPKSNQGKQHSCNLVRSVCPKKWEQNQDNKPSSSPNFGKQDNKPSKSTRTPKAVKPVSNNKKLIFRPSPYSYSTKKPTQQSRIPVRRCQSVTPLAERITLLESEEMELEERLRIVRNRLENLRVLRTNQVFIDRMNQASNQKMSKIEEEPLGSPSVAYLRPLRPRAYSVNDYIQSGP, encoded by the exons ATGGAATCGAAAACATCAGCAAAAAACCAACCCTGTGTAGAAACAGGAAAGAGTCAACCATCTCAGATCCCAAGGGCTCTTAGTTTAATCAGAAAAG GTATGGCTTTTATGCAGCATCGCTGTAGCCCTAAAAGCAACCAAGGGAAGCAACACAGCTGTAACTTGGTAAGGTCTGTCTGTCCAAAGAAGTGGGAGCAAAACCAGGATAACAAACCATCTAGCAGCCCAAATTTTGGCAAGCAAGATAACAAACCTTCTAAATCAACCAGGACACCAAAAGCAGTGAAACctgtcagcaacaacaaaaaacttatCTTCAGACCATCACCATATTCATATTCTACTAAAAAG CCAACGCAACAGTCGCGGATTCCTGTAAGGAGATGTCAATCTGTCACCCCATTAGCTGAAAGAATAACTTTGCTTGAGTCAGAGGAAATGGAACTAGAGGAACGGCTGCGAATCGTCCGAAATCGGCTAGAAAATTTGAGGGTGCTGAGAACCAACCAGGTTTTTATTGATAGAATGAATCAAGCAAGTAACCAGAAAATGTCGAAGATTGAAGAAGAGCCCTTGGGCTCACCATCAGTTGCTTACTTAAGACCTTTAAGACCTCGGGCTTACTCGGTCAACGACTATATCCAAAGCGGACCTTGA
- the LOC130703738 gene encoding ankyrin repeat domain-containing protein 13B-like isoform X3 — MKREESDIAREYPLHYVVWKNNTVALRSALLPENVNLQHLEQLDPRGRTPLMLAVTLENLDCTILLLENGANVNVENKEGWTVVQEAVSTGNHQIISAVLQKRDLQRHTTRMLGVPALLQKLKEAPDFYMEMKWEFTSWVPLVSRMCPSDTYKVYKQGSNVRIDTTLLGFDQTSWQRGSKSYLFKSEAPQLLWGKRSYIYKLRNGVDKAVLLEMDHEAKEVFVEELRTLQEDQVTRHLMAPSNEAVMARVTSPIVHTYVDTDKISFERNKSGLWGWRSDKMEVVNGRECKVFSASNVELVTKTRTEHLTPEDKTKVAGSGFLLNSLLAVGQHIEEPTLPDGSNSHEVTMEEYFDSSVDLGKRDIGRPKEMTTKTQKFKATLWLCEEFPLSLVDQIMPIVDLMAISSTHFAKLRDFIQMQLPAGFPTKIEIPLFHVMNACVTFGNTFALDEPVHGISVIQEEDRLSCVVDDSCFVTPGEYTLYGMGGASVSSSSRRQFSMDEEDELLQYAIQQSLLDVGSEGDEVDIWEALKAHKPPTTPQVSRTNRSPLPPRPSSSLGFCMSAEEEELQRRNDGSAGRGKPAGRGANSLSPRDGPGRRTAFQGGR, encoded by the exons atgaaacgcGAAGAATCCGACATCGCAAGAGAGTACCCTCTGCACTATGTAGTCTGGAAGAATAATACTGTCGCCCTACGCTCAGCCCTCTTACCTGAAAATGTTAACCTGCAACATCTTGAACAACTCGATCCCCGGGGCAGGACTCCTCTTATGTTGGCTGTAACCCTTGAAAATTTAGACTGTACAATCTTATTGTTGGAAAATGGTGCCAATGTCAATGTTGAAAATAAAGAGGGTTGGACAG TTGTCCAGGAAGCTGTTTCAACAGGTAATCATCAAATCATTAGTGCAGTTCTGCAAAAGAGAGATCTCCAGCGGCACACAACAAGAATGCTTGGTGTACCTGCCctacttcaaaaattgaaagag GCCCCTGATTTCTATATGGAAATGAAATGGGAATTCACTAGTTGGG TTCCTCTTGTATCAAGAATGTGTCCAAGTGATACATATAAAGTGTATAAGCAGGGCTCGAATGTTCGTATAGATACGACCCTGCTCGGATTTGATCAGACATCCTGGCAGAGAGGAAGTAAAAGCTACCTATTCAAGTCTGAAg CCCCTCAACTTTTATGGGGAAAGCGGAGTTATATTTACAAATTACGAAATG GTGTTGATAAGGCTGTTCTATTGGAAATGGACCACGAAGCCAAGGAAGTCTTCGTAGAAGAACTGCGAACGCTTCAGGAGGATCAAGTTACACGCCATCTAATGGCCCCCTCTAATGAAGCAGTCATGGCTAGAGTCACATCACCCATTGTTCATACCTATGTTGACACGGACAAAATCTCCTTTGAGCG GAATAAGAGCGGTCTTTGGGGTTGGCGGTCGGACAAAATGGAAGTAGTGAACGGCCGTGAATGTAAAGTATTTAGTGCCAGTAATGTCGAGCTAGTTACGAAAACTCGAACAGAACATCTCACTCCTGAAGATAAAACTAAAGTCGCCGGTTCGGGCTTTTTGCTCAATTCACTTTTGGCTGTTGGTCAGCACATTGAAGAGCCCACATTACCC GACGGTTCAAATTCCCACGAAGTCACGATGGAAGAATACTTTGACAGCAGCGTTGATCTAGGGAAGCGGGACATTGGCCGACCAAAAGAAATGACCACCAAGACCCAGAAATTCAAG GCTACGTTATGGCTCTGCGAAGAGTTCCCGCTAAGTCTAGTGGATCAGATTATGCCCATTGTTGATCTGATGGCAATTTCGAGCACGCATTTTGCTAAGTTAAGGGACTTCATCCAAATGCAACTTCCTGCTGGCTTCCCAACAAAAATTG AAATCCCTCTGTTTCACGTCATGAATGCATGCGTGACGTTCGGCAATACTTTTGCGTTGGACGAGCCTGTCCATGGCATTTCCGTTATCCAAGAAGAGGATAGGCTTTCCTGCGTTGTGGATGACAGCTGTTTTGTAACTCCCGGTGAATATACATTGTACGGCATGGGAGGAGCGTCAGTCAGCTCTTCGTCTCGCCGACAGTTCTCGATGGATGAAGAGGACGAGTTGTTGCAATATGCCATTCAACAAAGTTTGTTAGATGTTGGCTCCGAGGGTGACGAG GTTGACATTTGGGAGGCATTAAAGGCACATAAACCCCCAACTACCCCTCAAGTATCTAGAACTAATAGGTCACCATTGCCACCTCGACCATCATCCTCTCTAGGATTTTGCATGTccgccgaagaagaagaattgcaAAG GAGGAACGACGGAAGCGCAGGACGAGGCAAGCCTGCTGGCAGAGGCGCTAATAGTCTCAGCCCGAGAGACGGCCCTGGAAGAAGAACGGCGTTCCAAGGAGGACGATGA
- the LOC130703738 gene encoding ankyrin repeat domain-containing protein 13D-like isoform X1 yields the protein MKREESDIAREYPLHYVVWKNNTVALRSALLPENVNLQHLEQLDPRGRTPLMLAVTLENLDCTILLLENGANVNVENKEGWTVVQEAVSTGNHQIISAVLQKRDLQRHTTRMLGVPALLQKLKEAPDFYMEMKWEFTSWVPLVSRMCPSDTYKVYKQGSNVRIDTTLLGFDQTSWQRGSKSYLFKSEAPQLLWGKRSYIYKLRNGVDKAVLLEMDHEAKEVFVEELRTLQEDQVTRHLMAPSNEAVMARVTSPIVHTYVDTDKISFERNKSGLWGWRSDKMEVVNGRECKVFSASNVELVTKTRTEHLTPEDKTKVAGSGFLLNSLLAVGQHIEEPTLPDGSNSHEVTMEEYFDSSVDLGKRDIGRPKEMTTKTQKFKATLWLCEEFPLSLVDQIMPIVDLMAISSTHFAKLRDFIQMQLPAGFPTKIEIPLFHVMNACVTFGNTFALDEPVHGISVIQEEDRLSCVVDDSCFVTPGEYTLYGMGGASVSSSSRRQFSMDEEDELLQYAIQQSLLDVGSEGDEVDIWEALKAHKPPTTPQVSRTNRSPLPPRPSSSLGFCMSAEEEELQRAIEASLGIPTELGFNPVDASSSGGTTEAQDEASLLAEALIVSARETALEEERRSKEDDELLQRILELSLLEK from the exons atgaaacgcGAAGAATCCGACATCGCAAGAGAGTACCCTCTGCACTATGTAGTCTGGAAGAATAATACTGTCGCCCTACGCTCAGCCCTCTTACCTGAAAATGTTAACCTGCAACATCTTGAACAACTCGATCCCCGGGGCAGGACTCCTCTTATGTTGGCTGTAACCCTTGAAAATTTAGACTGTACAATCTTATTGTTGGAAAATGGTGCCAATGTCAATGTTGAAAATAAAGAGGGTTGGACAG TTGTCCAGGAAGCTGTTTCAACAGGTAATCATCAAATCATTAGTGCAGTTCTGCAAAAGAGAGATCTCCAGCGGCACACAACAAGAATGCTTGGTGTACCTGCCctacttcaaaaattgaaagag GCCCCTGATTTCTATATGGAAATGAAATGGGAATTCACTAGTTGGG TTCCTCTTGTATCAAGAATGTGTCCAAGTGATACATATAAAGTGTATAAGCAGGGCTCGAATGTTCGTATAGATACGACCCTGCTCGGATTTGATCAGACATCCTGGCAGAGAGGAAGTAAAAGCTACCTATTCAAGTCTGAAg CCCCTCAACTTTTATGGGGAAAGCGGAGTTATATTTACAAATTACGAAATG GTGTTGATAAGGCTGTTCTATTGGAAATGGACCACGAAGCCAAGGAAGTCTTCGTAGAAGAACTGCGAACGCTTCAGGAGGATCAAGTTACACGCCATCTAATGGCCCCCTCTAATGAAGCAGTCATGGCTAGAGTCACATCACCCATTGTTCATACCTATGTTGACACGGACAAAATCTCCTTTGAGCG GAATAAGAGCGGTCTTTGGGGTTGGCGGTCGGACAAAATGGAAGTAGTGAACGGCCGTGAATGTAAAGTATTTAGTGCCAGTAATGTCGAGCTAGTTACGAAAACTCGAACAGAACATCTCACTCCTGAAGATAAAACTAAAGTCGCCGGTTCGGGCTTTTTGCTCAATTCACTTTTGGCTGTTGGTCAGCACATTGAAGAGCCCACATTACCC GACGGTTCAAATTCCCACGAAGTCACGATGGAAGAATACTTTGACAGCAGCGTTGATCTAGGGAAGCGGGACATTGGCCGACCAAAAGAAATGACCACCAAGACCCAGAAATTCAAG GCTACGTTATGGCTCTGCGAAGAGTTCCCGCTAAGTCTAGTGGATCAGATTATGCCCATTGTTGATCTGATGGCAATTTCGAGCACGCATTTTGCTAAGTTAAGGGACTTCATCCAAATGCAACTTCCTGCTGGCTTCCCAACAAAAATTG AAATCCCTCTGTTTCACGTCATGAATGCATGCGTGACGTTCGGCAATACTTTTGCGTTGGACGAGCCTGTCCATGGCATTTCCGTTATCCAAGAAGAGGATAGGCTTTCCTGCGTTGTGGATGACAGCTGTTTTGTAACTCCCGGTGAATATACATTGTACGGCATGGGAGGAGCGTCAGTCAGCTCTTCGTCTCGCCGACAGTTCTCGATGGATGAAGAGGACGAGTTGTTGCAATATGCCATTCAACAAAGTTTGTTAGATGTTGGCTCCGAGGGTGACGAG GTTGACATTTGGGAGGCATTAAAGGCACATAAACCCCCAACTACCCCTCAAGTATCTAGAACTAATAGGTCACCATTGCCACCTCGACCATCATCCTCTCTAGGATTTTGCATGTccgccgaagaagaagaattgcaAAG AGCTATCGAAGCCAGTTTAGGAATCCCAACGGAATTAGGATTCAACCCTGTGGATGCTTCATCATCAGGAGGAACGACGGAAGCGCAGGACGAGGCAAGCCTGCTGGCAGAGGCGCTAATAGTCTCAGCCCGAGAGACGGCCCTGGAAGAAGAACGGCGTTCCAAGGAGGACGATGAACTGTTGCAGCGGATACTTGAGCTATCGTTGTTGGAGAAATAG
- the LOC130703737 gene encoding ARF GTPase-activating protein GIT2-like, with the protein MSRAKLARSVIDTCADCGAFDPTWASINKGILICDECCSVHRTLGRHVSHIKSLRKGTWVPAQLAMVHALHSNGANSIWEHSLLDPTNSKSVRKKPQAKDPIKPTKADFIRTKHQLLGFVFRGGSKDDKDCGDLQDRDVSKQLHSSVRTANLETSLRLLSTGADPNYLHQEKGTCPLHVAAGAGQASQVELLLIYGADPGGLDSFGKTPADHASEAGYKDIAHRLVESQYELTDRISYYLCERKPDHSSGQHFLIPEMADSIDSNSDVAKVAKRKLQMLPNYLFEEMAMDAYDEVDRRETEQYWLALQGPILQQMVDRGHSVPFLPVNAELSPTRNQARQKLGRLNAREFTTLLIDLLSEAKRRQQGGMVFSLKDMQNNIKLDGSDDEPLYDSVASEEEFVLAEQQQILAEQKQANSIKGQQDLSQQNSGVSVEAYIGIKEQLSLSNVRMQELLASNTNMQTQIAQLQNMVQTLVQENNQLKTQPVPATGGTTVALNGPATPTSKSLEEPITLRGSKIHAARHYSMYEPREGPRSPQRSTPTNSTAASTTASPPPPSTADEVVRRTNIITRRIQEVFRNVQDRRQDQIEPCAQRIVEAVQSMATIVPQGASEEVKSCIHQLTTSASRLLAECHEAGTTAPCPPDQAVTQRIIQGAYDVAKATKQLVTLFQ; encoded by the exons ATGTCTAGAGCAAAACTGGCTAGAAGTGTTATCGATACGTGTGCAGATTGTGGGGCATTCG ATCCAACCTGGGCCTCCATCAATAAGGGGATTCTCATATGTGATGAATGTTGTAGTGTACATAGAACCCTGGGCAGACATGTCTCACACATAAAGTCATTGCGGAAAGGAACATGGGTCCCAGCACAGTTAGCT ATGGTCCATGCACTTCACAGTAATGGTGCAAACAGTATATGGGAGCATTCACTACTTGATCCAACCAATAGCAAATCAGTGAGAAAGAAGCCCCAAGCCAAAGATCCCATTAA aCCAACTAAAGCAGACTTTATTAGAACCAAGCACCAGTTACTTGGTTTTGTGTTCAGAGGAGGAAGCAAAGATGATAAAGACTGTGGGGATTTACAGGACAGAGATGTATCTAAGCAACTTCACTCTAGTGTAAGGACAGCAAATTTGGAAACCAGCTTGCGACTCTTGTCCACTGGAGCAGACCCTAATTACCTACATCAA gaaaAAGGCACATGCCCTTTACATGTTGCAGCTGGAGCAGGCCAAGCATCACAAGTAGAATTGCTTTTAATATATGGTGCTGATCCAGGAGGTTTGGATTCGTTCGGAAAGACACCCGCCGATCACGCTAG CGAAGCGGGATACAAGGACATAGCCCATCGTCTGGTAGAAAGCCAGTACGAATTGACAGACCGCATCAGCTACTATCTCTGCGAACGAAAACCGGACCATTCATCGGGCCAGCATTTCTTGATTCCTGAAATGGCTGATTCTATTGACAGTAACTCTGACGTAGCCAAAGTTGCAAAGCGTAAACTACAAATG CTACCTAACTATTTGTTCGAGGAGATGGCCATGGACGCTTACGATGAAGTGGATCGAAGAGAAACAGAGCAAT ATTGGTTGGCACTGCAAGGGCCAATCCTTCAGCAAATGGTCGATCGGGGTCATAGCGTTCCTTTCTTACCAGTCAATGCAGAGCTATCACCCACCCGAAACCAGGCCCGCCAGAAACTTGGTCGACTAAACGCACGCGAATTTACTACATTATTAATTGATTTACTTTCGGAAGCAAAACGGAGACAGCAGGGTGGaatggttttttctttaaaag ACATGCAAAATAACATCAAGCTGGACGGTTCGGACGATGAGCCACTATATGATAGTGTTGCTTCCGAAGAAGAATTTGTACTCGCGGAGCAACAGCAAATCTTAGCCGAGCAGAAGCAGGCAAACAGTATTAAGGGACAACAGGATTTGAGCCAACAAAATAGTGGTGTCTCAGTAGAGGCATACATTGGCATCAAAGAGCAGTTGTCCTTGAGCAACGTGAGAATGCAGGAGTTATTAGCAAGCAATACCAACATGCAAACGCAGATTGCCCAACTGCAAAACATGGTTCAAACGCTGGTGCaagaaaacaatcaattaAAAACTCAACCGGTTCCTGCGACTGGTGGAACAACAGTCGCCCTTAATGGACCAGCCACCCCAACGTCAAAAAGTTTAGAAGAGCCAATAACTTTAAGGGGATCCAAAATTCACGCAGCACGTCATTACAGCATGTATGAGCCAAGAGAAGGACCTCGTTCTCCTCAACGATCGACACCCACCAACAGCACAGCTGCTTCTACAACCGCCTCTCCACCGCCTCCTTCCACCGCTGACGAGGTGGTCCGACGAACAAATATTATCACCCGGCGTATACAGGAAGTCTTTCGTAACGTGCAAGATCGGCGGCAGGATCAAATAGAGCCCTGTGCCCAACGTATTGTTGAAGCCGTACAGTCCATGGCAACCATTGTCCCTCAG GGGGCGAGTGAAGAGGTGAAAAGTTGCATACATCAGCTGACAACTAGCGCTTCTAGGTTGCTGGCCGAATGCCACGAAGCTGGAACGACAGCTCCGTGCCCGCCCGATCAAGCTGTCACTCAGCGGATCATTCAAGGCGCCTATGACGTGGCGAAAGCCACCAAGCAACTCGTCACGCTCTTCCAATAG
- the LOC130703738 gene encoding ankyrin repeat domain-containing protein 13D-like isoform X2 codes for MKREESDIAREYPLHYVVWKNNTVALRSALLPENVNLQHLEQLDPRGRTPLMLAVTLENLDCTILLLENGANVNVENKEGWTVVQEAVSTGNHQIISAVLQKRDLQRHTTRMLGVPALLQKLKEAPDFYMEMKWEFTSWVPLVSRMCPSDTYKVYKQGSNVRIDTTLLGFDQTSWQRGSKSYLFKSEGVDKAVLLEMDHEAKEVFVEELRTLQEDQVTRHLMAPSNEAVMARVTSPIVHTYVDTDKISFERNKSGLWGWRSDKMEVVNGRECKVFSASNVELVTKTRTEHLTPEDKTKVAGSGFLLNSLLAVGQHIEEPTLPDGSNSHEVTMEEYFDSSVDLGKRDIGRPKEMTTKTQKFKATLWLCEEFPLSLVDQIMPIVDLMAISSTHFAKLRDFIQMQLPAGFPTKIEIPLFHVMNACVTFGNTFALDEPVHGISVIQEEDRLSCVVDDSCFVTPGEYTLYGMGGASVSSSSRRQFSMDEEDELLQYAIQQSLLDVGSEGDEVDIWEALKAHKPPTTPQVSRTNRSPLPPRPSSSLGFCMSAEEEELQRAIEASLGIPTELGFNPVDASSSGGTTEAQDEASLLAEALIVSARETALEEERRSKEDDELLQRILELSLLEK; via the exons atgaaacgcGAAGAATCCGACATCGCAAGAGAGTACCCTCTGCACTATGTAGTCTGGAAGAATAATACTGTCGCCCTACGCTCAGCCCTCTTACCTGAAAATGTTAACCTGCAACATCTTGAACAACTCGATCCCCGGGGCAGGACTCCTCTTATGTTGGCTGTAACCCTTGAAAATTTAGACTGTACAATCTTATTGTTGGAAAATGGTGCCAATGTCAATGTTGAAAATAAAGAGGGTTGGACAG TTGTCCAGGAAGCTGTTTCAACAGGTAATCATCAAATCATTAGTGCAGTTCTGCAAAAGAGAGATCTCCAGCGGCACACAACAAGAATGCTTGGTGTACCTGCCctacttcaaaaattgaaagag GCCCCTGATTTCTATATGGAAATGAAATGGGAATTCACTAGTTGGG TTCCTCTTGTATCAAGAATGTGTCCAAGTGATACATATAAAGTGTATAAGCAGGGCTCGAATGTTCGTATAGATACGACCCTGCTCGGATTTGATCAGACATCCTGGCAGAGAGGAAGTAAAAGCTACCTATTCAAGTCTGAAg GTGTTGATAAGGCTGTTCTATTGGAAATGGACCACGAAGCCAAGGAAGTCTTCGTAGAAGAACTGCGAACGCTTCAGGAGGATCAAGTTACACGCCATCTAATGGCCCCCTCTAATGAAGCAGTCATGGCTAGAGTCACATCACCCATTGTTCATACCTATGTTGACACGGACAAAATCTCCTTTGAGCG GAATAAGAGCGGTCTTTGGGGTTGGCGGTCGGACAAAATGGAAGTAGTGAACGGCCGTGAATGTAAAGTATTTAGTGCCAGTAATGTCGAGCTAGTTACGAAAACTCGAACAGAACATCTCACTCCTGAAGATAAAACTAAAGTCGCCGGTTCGGGCTTTTTGCTCAATTCACTTTTGGCTGTTGGTCAGCACATTGAAGAGCCCACATTACCC GACGGTTCAAATTCCCACGAAGTCACGATGGAAGAATACTTTGACAGCAGCGTTGATCTAGGGAAGCGGGACATTGGCCGACCAAAAGAAATGACCACCAAGACCCAGAAATTCAAG GCTACGTTATGGCTCTGCGAAGAGTTCCCGCTAAGTCTAGTGGATCAGATTATGCCCATTGTTGATCTGATGGCAATTTCGAGCACGCATTTTGCTAAGTTAAGGGACTTCATCCAAATGCAACTTCCTGCTGGCTTCCCAACAAAAATTG AAATCCCTCTGTTTCACGTCATGAATGCATGCGTGACGTTCGGCAATACTTTTGCGTTGGACGAGCCTGTCCATGGCATTTCCGTTATCCAAGAAGAGGATAGGCTTTCCTGCGTTGTGGATGACAGCTGTTTTGTAACTCCCGGTGAATATACATTGTACGGCATGGGAGGAGCGTCAGTCAGCTCTTCGTCTCGCCGACAGTTCTCGATGGATGAAGAGGACGAGTTGTTGCAATATGCCATTCAACAAAGTTTGTTAGATGTTGGCTCCGAGGGTGACGAG GTTGACATTTGGGAGGCATTAAAGGCACATAAACCCCCAACTACCCCTCAAGTATCTAGAACTAATAGGTCACCATTGCCACCTCGACCATCATCCTCTCTAGGATTTTGCATGTccgccgaagaagaagaattgcaAAG AGCTATCGAAGCCAGTTTAGGAATCCCAACGGAATTAGGATTCAACCCTGTGGATGCTTCATCATCAGGAGGAACGACGGAAGCGCAGGACGAGGCAAGCCTGCTGGCAGAGGCGCTAATAGTCTCAGCCCGAGAGACGGCCCTGGAAGAAGAACGGCGTTCCAAGGAGGACGATGAACTGTTGCAGCGGATACTTGAGCTATCGTTGTTGGAGAAATAG